TTCCCGACCAGACGATGTTTAGGGTGGCTGACAGGGATGGAAACCTCATCGAGAGCTATTCTTATAAGGAGACAAACGAGTGGGCCAATAGGGTTGCCAACGGTCTCAGAAAGAATTTCGGGATAAAAAAGGGCGATAAGGTTGGCATTTATATGATAAATTGCTCGGAGTATATCGTGTCAATCATCGGGATTCATAAAAGCGGGGCTGTACAGGTGCCAATAAATAAGGACGAGAAGGGTGAGAGGTTGGCCTATGTCATAAACTATTCGGATATGAAGGCTTTGGTGATCGATCCCGATAGCCTTCCACTACTCCAAGAGATTGCTAAGGATCTGACAAAAATTAAGACTATATTTATGACTGGAGATCCAAGGGCGGTGCCCGATGAGATCAGTGAAATCAAGGCACTGCCTTTTTCGACATTCAACGAATTCTCATCAGATAATCTGGGCATTGATGTCACAATAGCGGACATGGAACGCTGCATGTTTACATCAGGGACAACCGGTATGCCAAAAGGGGTGGCTAGGGACCACGGTGGTGTAATTCTAACCGCTAGGGGTTATATTATGCAGCATGGCGTGCGGAACCAAGATGTTTTGATGAGCGTGCTTACATTGGGTCATGCTAATGCCCAGGTGATGTGTCTTTTCACCGCCA
The sequence above is a segment of the Thermodesulfobacteriota bacterium genome. Coding sequences within it:
- a CDS encoding AMP-binding protein → MLLYFRPRDSKFIGEGTLPHGPFDDTKKWLPITRYLERGAEIFPDQTMFRVADRDGNLIESYSYKETNEWANRVANGLRKNFGIKKGDKVGIYMINCSEYIVSIIGIHKSGAVQVPINKDEKGERLAYVINYSDMKALVIDPDSLPLLQEIAKDLTKIKTIFMTGDPRAVPDEISEIKALPFSTFNEFSSDNLGIDVTIADMERCMFTSGTTGMPKGVARDHGGVILTARGYIMQHGVRNQDVLMSVLTLGHANAQVMCLFTAIGAGATAVFYPRFSASNFWKWATDCGATCTNMLGAVSEYLWAAPPGEWDRKNKVRIVLSGPAPRNLNEFEERFGIRAIDGYGSTEMGMVTWKDPEDFRPGSSGFPMEGYHVELRDPEDTSKVLRPFWDPVENPSPPDDAKGLLFIKPFIPHTTLTE